One Acinetobacter pullicarnis genomic region harbors:
- a CDS encoding LexA family protein: MEPVAERIQLALDHAGLSWSGASVGIGLSAQAASKWKKGQIGRETLQKLSALTGVNSGWLLDGTGEMLVVGDKTKLDNNIDLTKKVFLDGRPVPVISWVAAGSFSPTEVVIKDAEVEEWLPPNKKCGSNGYGLIVTGVSMSPKFEMNDRIYVNPDIQTFDLQTDDLVIVSCSGDTEATFKCLIIEGGNTYLKPLNPNWPEQIIKLTEDCRLVGKVVGLYRDI; the protein is encoded by the coding sequence ATGGAACCCGTTGCAGAAAGAATCCAACTAGCCCTAGATCATGCTGGCCTATCTTGGTCTGGAGCCTCTGTAGGAATTGGCTTGAGTGCTCAAGCAGCTTCAAAGTGGAAAAAGGGTCAGATAGGTAGAGAGACCCTACAAAAACTGAGTGCACTTACTGGTGTAAATTCGGGGTGGTTACTCGATGGAACGGGTGAAATGCTTGTAGTAGGCGATAAAACAAAACTTGATAACAATATCGACCTAACTAAGAAAGTTTTTCTTGATGGCAGACCGGTGCCTGTTATCTCCTGGGTTGCGGCAGGATCATTTTCTCCAACTGAAGTAGTCATTAAAGATGCTGAAGTTGAGGAGTGGCTTCCACCAAATAAGAAGTGTGGTTCAAATGGCTACGGTTTAATTGTTACCGGTGTATCGATGTCGCCCAAGTTTGAAATGAATGACAGAATATATGTAAATCCTGACATTCAAACTTTCGACCTACAGACCGATGACCTGGTTATTGTTTCCTGTTCTGGTGATACGGAAGCGACATTTAAGTGTTTGATCATCGAGGGTGGGAACACATACCTAAAACCCCTAAATCCGAATTGGCCTGAGCAAATCATTAAGCTGACGGAGGATTGTCGACTTGTTGGTAAAGTGGTTGGCCTATATAGAGATATCTAA
- a CDS encoding phage terminase large subunit family protein has translation MSQFFNPPDGAVELTPKQANIYLWGWQPEARFRDAVCGRRFGKTFLAKAEMRRAARLAAKWNVSVEDEIWYGAPTFKQAKRVFWKRLKQAIPPSWRAGKPNETECSITLKSGHVIRVVGLDNYDDLRGSGLFFLIIDEWADCKWAAWEEVLRPMLSTCKYIVNGVYRVGGHVLRIGTPKGFNHCYDTFMDGQPGHEPDCRSFSYTSLQGGNIPASEIEVAKRKMDPKTFNQEYEAGFESYQGVIYYCFNRITNASSETVKSNDVLHIGMDFNVTKMAAVVYVRRGETMHAVDEFVNLFDTPAMIEAIQKKYPDHSIGIYPDASGENRKSSNASETDLALLRKAGFKVHVNARNPAVKDRINSMNGMLCNTVNERRLFVNVTACPNFTKCLERQIYDDHGQPDKKAGFDHMNDAGTYPIAYLFPVEKKMVGVRRIRGMS, from the coding sequence ATGAGCCAATTCTTTAATCCTCCAGACGGCGCAGTAGAGTTAACACCAAAACAGGCGAATATCTATTTATGGGGTTGGCAGCCTGAGGCACGTTTTCGAGATGCGGTCTGTGGTCGGCGTTTTGGTAAAACATTTTTAGCTAAAGCAGAGATGCGCCGTGCAGCTCGTTTAGCTGCGAAGTGGAACGTGTCGGTAGAAGATGAAATTTGGTACGGTGCCCCTACATTTAAGCAAGCTAAGCGGGTATTTTGGAAACGGCTAAAGCAAGCCATTCCACCGTCTTGGCGTGCAGGTAAGCCCAATGAGACTGAATGTAGTATCACGCTTAAAAGTGGTCATGTTATTCGTGTTGTTGGTCTTGATAATTATGATGACTTACGTGGATCAGGCTTATTTTTTCTGATTATTGATGAGTGGGCTGACTGTAAGTGGGCAGCTTGGGAAGAAGTTTTAAGACCAATGCTATCTACATGTAAGTACATCGTGAATGGTGTGTACCGTGTTGGCGGTCATGTTCTAAGGATAGGAACGCCTAAAGGCTTTAATCACTGTTATGACACGTTCATGGATGGGCAGCCTGGGCATGAGCCAGATTGTCGTAGTTTTTCCTACACATCATTGCAAGGTGGAAATATTCCTGCATCTGAGATCGAAGTTGCTAAACGCAAGATGGATCCTAAGACGTTTAATCAGGAATATGAAGCAGGTTTCGAAAGCTATCAAGGTGTTATTTATTATTGCTTTAATCGAATAACGAATGCATCAAGTGAGACGGTCAAATCTAATGATGTGCTGCATATTGGAATGGACTTTAACGTTACCAAAATGGCAGCCGTGGTATATGTCCGCCGTGGTGAGACCATGCATGCTGTAGATGAGTTCGTTAATCTGTTTGATACACCAGCCATGATTGAGGCTATACAGAAAAAGTATCCTGATCACAGTATTGGCATTTACCCAGATGCTTCTGGAGAAAACCGTAAGTCAAGTAATGCGAGTGAAACGGATTTAGCTTTGCTAAGGAAGGCGGGCTTTAAGGTTCACGTGAACGCTAGAAACCCAGCAGTAAAAGATCGGATTAACTCAATGAATGGAATGCTCTGCAATACTGTGAATGAGCGCAGATTATTTGTGAATGTCACGGCGTGTCCGAATTTTACGAAGTGCTTAGAGCGTCAAATCTATGATGATCATGGACAGCCCGATAAAAAGGCGGGCTTTGATCACATGAATGATGCGGGTACATATCCAATTGCTTACCTCTTCCCAGTGGAGAAGAAGATGGTTGGAGTTCGGCGTATTCGAGGTATGTCTTAA
- a CDS encoding DUF4055 domain-containing protein, protein MAVTDQHPQYAAAKKSWQTMQDASSVAGEDTIKLATTTYLPKSAGMIEAEKQDGLNRSIYDGYLMRAQYPLWVQDSLRTMIGLVSKLTPDIQIKSSLLAHLEQNATSDGFGLKQLLIRVVDQILQSGRCGIYIDVDSEGKPYFALYDALSIINWKENSVGGRRDLNLVVLEEQYNNGEDEFGHNTRTVRRVLRLVEGELIVQLYDGNNIEDKTPSIGDKKLNFTLFVFAGATDNSPDVGTIPLLTMAKAALKYYQLSADYFQSLHHTAHPQPWISNMDDEDDLSVTGPMAAWLLPKDSSCGYLEINGVGIDKTKGEMDAQKNAALEAGAKVIDTNSQESGEARRARQDDQHASLHSIVTCAAEAIEQALKYAAQWLGLNPDDCVFTVKPEFSNKSYDIELAKQLFEGALAGRNSFQTYWEYLATGKMPERDYKAELDLIEQETNNRPNGNYVPYQGVGDE, encoded by the coding sequence ATGGCAGTTACAGATCAACATCCGCAGTATGCTGCGGCAAAGAAAAGCTGGCAAACGATGCAGGATGCGAGTTCTGTGGCTGGCGAAGATACAATTAAATTAGCTACAACCACATATCTACCTAAGTCCGCAGGGATGATAGAAGCTGAGAAGCAAGATGGCTTAAATCGGAGCATATATGATGGTTATTTGATGCGTGCTCAATATCCGTTATGGGTGCAAGATTCATTACGTACGATGATTGGGTTAGTATCAAAACTTACACCCGATATCCAGATCAAAAGCTCACTGCTGGCACATTTAGAGCAGAATGCCACAAGTGATGGTTTTGGCCTTAAGCAGCTACTTATACGAGTGGTGGATCAGATACTTCAATCTGGTCGCTGTGGGATTTATATTGATGTCGATAGTGAGGGAAAACCTTACTTTGCACTTTACGATGCCTTATCAATCATCAACTGGAAGGAAAACAGCGTAGGTGGTCGTCGTGATCTAAACCTAGTGGTCCTTGAAGAGCAGTACAACAATGGTGAGGATGAGTTTGGGCACAACACAAGAACAGTTCGCCGTGTATTAAGGCTTGTTGAAGGGGAGTTGATTGTCCAGCTATACGATGGGAATAATATTGAAGATAAAACCCCGTCCATTGGAGATAAAAAACTTAACTTCACGTTGTTTGTATTTGCTGGTGCCACCGATAACTCGCCCGATGTAGGTACCATCCCATTACTAACCATGGCAAAGGCTGCATTAAAGTACTATCAGCTATCGGCAGATTACTTCCAATCATTGCATCACACGGCGCACCCGCAGCCATGGATTAGCAATATGGACGATGAAGATGATCTAAGTGTTACTGGTCCAATGGCAGCCTGGCTATTACCAAAAGACTCGTCATGTGGTTATCTTGAGATCAATGGGGTGGGCATCGATAAAACTAAAGGTGAGATGGATGCTCAGAAAAACGCTGCATTAGAAGCGGGTGCCAAGGTTATTGATACTAACTCGCAAGAGTCGGGTGAAGCCCGCCGTGCGCGTCAGGACGATCAGCATGCAAGTCTGCATAGTATTGTGACCTGTGCTGCTGAAGCAATCGAGCAGGCCCTTAAGTATGCGGCTCAGTGGCTTGGGCTTAATCCCGATGATTGCGTATTTACGGTTAAGCCTGAGTTCTCAAATAAATCTTATGACATTGAGCTTGCTAAGCAGCTGTTTGAAGGAGCATTAGCGGGTCGCAACTCATTCCAAACCTACTGGGAATACTTGGCCACTGGCAAGATGCCTGAACGGGACTATAAGGCTGAGTTGGATCTGATTGAGCAAGAAACAAATAACCGACCTAATGGTAACTACGTCCCGTATCAAGGTGTAGGTGATGAATAA
- a CDS encoding XRE family transcriptional regulator yields the protein MSKVSIELSASARNNEALILHTLDSSNQKMVAESLGIDASTLSRMKTDKKDSNNLTQVEFISAFATALGLKLVSERDVFCSPEIAEATRVYLSNAFSSPEYMRILFK from the coding sequence ATGAGCAAAGTATCAATCGAATTGTCTGCAAGCGCACGCAATAACGAAGCGCTGATATTGCACACACTTGATTCAAGTAATCAAAAAATGGTGGCGGAATCGCTAGGTATAGATGCGAGCACACTATCTCGAATGAAGACCGATAAAAAAGATAGTAATAATTTAACTCAGGTTGAGTTTATAAGCGCATTTGCTACTGCTTTAGGATTGAAGCTGGTGAGTGAGCGTGATGTTTTTTGTTCACCCGAAATCGCTGAAGCAACAAGGGTTTATTTAAGTAATGCATTCAGCTCGCCTGAGTACATGCGAATTTTATTTAAATAA
- a CDS encoding HipA family kinase, whose amino-acid sequence MDINTFLSENLLYGRALVDLRSSSKGSNPLWTGFVLTSKGEIPAYIKKCRNPDGLFIEIICSIIGLSLGLPIPKPIIVLVEPNHPQIAVAQPTFLYGSQMYDMPSFERFLVESQLGEECILEYTGLSSVIAFDELIANPDRNNSNILYDGETYRFIDHEKAFHPKQNPLSPISESNRIGNISDIVQHYKGENEVYIYKLMSKIKKVIQDDISTLSLNELLDASKAKDISQEYNLIIARINNFLISRHSVLATLIQDAITTPPESAQLNLLGG is encoded by the coding sequence ATGGATATTAATACTTTCTTATCTGAAAATCTGCTTTACGGAAGAGCGCTGGTAGATTTGCGCTCTAGTAGTAAAGGCTCAAACCCACTATGGACTGGCTTTGTCCTTACGAGTAAAGGCGAAATTCCAGCATATATCAAAAAATGTCGAAACCCTGATGGCTTATTTATCGAAATTATTTGTTCGATTATAGGTTTATCCTTAGGATTACCCATCCCCAAGCCAATTATTGTCCTTGTTGAGCCAAATCATCCGCAAATAGCAGTTGCTCAACCGACATTTTTATACGGCTCTCAAATGTATGATATGCCTTCATTTGAAAGATTTTTAGTTGAGAGTCAATTAGGAGAGGAGTGCATACTCGAGTACACAGGGTTGTCTTCGGTGATTGCTTTTGATGAGCTAATTGCAAATCCTGATAGAAATAATAGTAACATTCTATATGATGGTGAAACATATAGATTCATTGATCATGAAAAGGCTTTTCACCCCAAACAAAATCCTCTAAGCCCTATCAGTGAGTCAAATAGAATTGGAAATATCTCAGATATTGTTCAGCACTACAAAGGTGAAAATGAAGTCTATATCTATAAACTAATGTCAAAAATAAAAAAAGTAATTCAAGATGATATATCCACCCTCTCCTTAAATGAACTTCTTGATGCTTCAAAAGCAAAAGATATTTCACAAGAATATAATTTAATAATCGCGCGCATAAATAATTTTTTGATAAGTCGACATTCCGTATTGGCAACACTTATACAAGATGCTATAACCACACCACCAGA
- a CDS encoding structural protein, translating into MNNQALLQSILDAMTQHNSYLQRLSTQSVNEILRKFDKLSITALNSLRDALDELSEAELRALAAATYTTPQLVEVREIIRSWGQGIATELPAILLDSSVALAAYESSYIYKLANKKAPAVSGTTLLNKAKKKPYAGGQLLNHIFPSVAENLRQKAERVIRSGIDEGQTNQEIIRRIKGTKKLNYKDGLLDQTRNTIDAEVRTARAHVSSDAYLETWKALGFEHTRDVATLDGRVTMLCASRDGRVQKLGEGYQRVPYHYRCRTVQVGCDADGEMLGLRPYVADHRAVKNIPNDEREGKIGQVNANETYTQWFSRQNESFQREWLGNKRYELYKSGGYSMDKFIDPLSGEKFTLKELRVLDEATFKDLGL; encoded by the coding sequence ATGAATAATCAGGCGTTGTTGCAATCAATCCTCGATGCAATGACGCAGCACAATAGTTATTTGCAACGATTATCAACTCAATCCGTAAATGAGATTTTACGAAAGTTCGACAAGCTTTCGATCACGGCGTTAAACAGTTTGCGAGATGCTTTGGATGAGCTAAGTGAAGCTGAATTAAGAGCATTAGCTGCAGCAACTTATACAACCCCACAATTAGTTGAGGTTCGAGAGATAATTAGGTCGTGGGGACAAGGTATAGCGACAGAGTTGCCCGCAATACTGTTGGATTCATCGGTGGCCTTGGCAGCATATGAGTCATCATATATTTATAAGCTGGCCAACAAGAAGGCACCGGCAGTCAGCGGCACCACGCTTTTAAATAAGGCGAAGAAAAAGCCCTATGCAGGCGGCCAACTCCTAAATCATATTTTCCCCAGTGTTGCGGAAAACTTAAGGCAGAAAGCTGAACGAGTTATTCGAAGCGGTATTGATGAAGGCCAAACGAATCAGGAAATCATTCGGCGAATTAAAGGAACCAAGAAGTTAAATTATAAAGATGGTCTCTTGGATCAGACGCGCAATACCATTGATGCTGAGGTGAGAACAGCCAGAGCGCATGTAAGTTCAGATGCATATCTAGAAACTTGGAAAGCGTTAGGGTTTGAACACACTCGTGATGTGGCCACACTGGATGGGCGTGTCACAATGTTATGTGCCAGTCGTGATGGTCGAGTACAAAAACTGGGTGAAGGTTATCAGCGTGTCCCATATCACTACCGATGTCGAACCGTGCAGGTTGGTTGTGATGCTGATGGTGAAATGCTTGGTCTACGCCCTTATGTCGCTGATCATCGCGCCGTGAAGAATATCCCTAATGATGAACGCGAAGGCAAGATCGGTCAGGTCAATGCCAATGAAACCTATACACAGTGGTTTAGTCGTCAAAATGAAAGCTTTCAGCGCGAATGGTTGGGTAATAAACGCTATGAACTCTATAAGAGTGGTGGTTATTCAATGGATAAGTTTATTGATCCGCTAAGTGGTGAGAAATTCACACTTAAAGAACTCCGAGTTTTGGATGAAGCAACATTTAAGGATTTAGGATTATGA
- a CDS encoding beta-sandwich lipoprotein has protein sequence MKIKMLAIGLICAVSVVGCARDAAVASKNLSYAADNFELDRRIVFYNGITGEYILTIEGKCSFDAVSERKVDVTCKTSGSEYKKHSLGISDNVTYFSEQLTSKGVSAYHYKVAFKPQSIIPDIDLKVQ, from the coding sequence ATGAAAATAAAAATGCTGGCAATCGGCTTGATTTGTGCAGTGTCAGTTGTAGGGTGTGCGCGTGACGCAGCAGTTGCATCGAAAAACCTTTCTTATGCAGCAGATAACTTTGAATTAGATCGCCGTATTGTTTTTTATAATGGCATTACTGGTGAGTACATTTTAACGATTGAGGGGAAATGTTCATTTGATGCCGTGAGTGAACGCAAGGTCGATGTGACTTGCAAAACAAGTGGTTCTGAATATAAAAAACACTCCCTTGGTATTTCTGACAATGTTACTTATTTTTCTGAGCAGTTGACTAGCAAAGGTGTGAGCGCCTATCACTACAAGGTTGCATTTAAGCCACAGTCTATTATTCCTGATATTGATCTGAAGGTTCAGTAG
- a CDS encoding replication protein — MSKFVPNSFQVPNAFVDEVLGKISDASCKLYLVICRKTRGWNKEMDSISLTQFEAITGKSRPTVIKCVRELIKVGLVVEMASTFHGNTYKLGEESSIGLVVNFPSKNILLDGNQLIASKKSLPLLVKNFNYASKNILPLLVKILYTQSITIKNNSTKFKKINKKSERVSEPEKQEVKNSFDAKLVELPVNVNRDLWNSFVDMRNGLKKPLTENAVNLVLKKLNGYGELANQSLETSIIGNYTGIYAPKQQLQSQQRPSQNRNVNAAWANQPQFSGQAGHTEIPEDFA, encoded by the coding sequence GTGAGTAAGTTTGTACCTAATTCATTTCAGGTTCCGAATGCTTTTGTTGACGAGGTCTTAGGTAAGATCTCAGATGCATCATGCAAGCTGTATCTTGTTATATGCCGTAAAACACGTGGCTGGAATAAAGAGATGGATTCAATCTCTTTAACCCAGTTTGAAGCGATTACGGGTAAATCTAGACCAACCGTAATCAAGTGTGTTCGTGAGCTAATTAAGGTTGGTTTGGTGGTGGAAATGGCAAGTACGTTCCACGGAAATACCTACAAACTTGGTGAAGAATCAAGCATCGGATTGGTTGTTAATTTTCCTAGTAAAAATATTTTACTAGATGGGAATCAATTAATTGCTAGTAAAAAATCTTTACCACTGCTAGTTAAAAATTTTAACTACGCTAGTAAAAATATTTTACCTTTGCTAGTAAAAATTCTTTACACACAAAGTATCACTATCAAAAACAACTCTACAAAGTTTAAAAAAATAAATAAAAAAAGTGAGCGTGTTTCTGAACCTGAAAAACAGGAAGTTAAAAACTCATTCGACGCCAAGTTGGTTGAGTTACCTGTGAACGTAAATCGTGATCTGTGGAACAGTTTTGTTGATATGCGCAACGGCTTGAAAAAACCACTCACTGAAAACGCTGTGAATCTTGTTCTGAAAAAACTCAACGGTTATGGCGAACTAGCAAATCAATCCTTGGAAACTTCGATCATTGGAAATTACACAGGGATTTATGCGCCAAAGCAGCAACTCCAGTCACAACAACGACCAAGCCAAAATCGCAACGTGAATGCAGCATGGGCCAATCAACCGCAATTCAGTGGACAGGCTGGACACACTGAAATACCTGAGGACTTCGCATGA
- a CDS encoding ATP-binding protein — protein sequence MNAMTLIKKGFQAVEAYCAIHQVAKVQAGIYQICPKCAVSDVETTNNERQAEVDRIVREKHFSGAMLPARHAESGFRSYKVNPNNQGQANALNQCVTYTKSFISGSRSNLILVGSTGVGKTHLSCATARTLLNKGMYVRYITSEELAQRIMSAWDKNTKDQSEESVIYDFTQYDLLILDEYGLHDREKRLELVHKVLYARYDAGKPTMLISNLTIADLEKDLGDRLWSRFQHDGLTVVECNWGDQRVGGAA from the coding sequence ATGAACGCAATGACTCTGATCAAAAAAGGTTTTCAAGCAGTGGAAGCGTATTGCGCTATTCACCAAGTCGCAAAAGTTCAAGCCGGTATATATCAAATCTGCCCCAAGTGCGCCGTGTCTGATGTTGAAACCACGAATAACGAACGTCAAGCGGAAGTTGATCGCATCGTTCGTGAAAAACATTTTTCAGGTGCCATGCTTCCAGCACGTCATGCTGAATCAGGATTTAGAAGCTACAAGGTAAACCCAAACAACCAAGGCCAAGCGAATGCACTCAATCAGTGTGTGACATACACAAAATCATTCATAAGCGGCAGTAGATCAAACTTGATTCTTGTTGGTTCAACTGGTGTGGGTAAAACCCATTTAAGTTGCGCTACGGCGCGGACGTTGCTCAACAAGGGTATGTATGTTCGCTATATCACAAGTGAAGAACTAGCACAGAGGATCATGTCGGCTTGGGACAAGAACACAAAAGATCAGTCCGAAGAATCAGTGATCTATGATTTCACGCAATACGACCTGTTGATTCTTGATGAGTACGGATTGCATGACCGCGAGAAACGCCTTGAGTTGGTTCACAAGGTTTTGTATGCACGCTATGACGCAGGTAAGCCAACAATGCTGATTTCAAACCTAACGATTGCCGATCTCGAAAAGGATTTAGGCGACCGTCTCTGGTCTCGCTTTCAGCATGATGGATTGACTGTGGTTGAGTGCAATTGGGGTGATCAGCGTGTGGGTGGTGCAGCATGA
- a CDS encoding DUF2280 domain-containing protein, translated as MAILREPVKVFIVQSLACFDTPQQVAESVKQNYNIEIERQQVAAYDPTKITGKNLSKKLKELFYKTRKDFNENIEDIPIANKAFHFKELQQMYSDFEKNKVMKAKVLKQAQSLIQMSGSIAKGGLSAKEEIELEIKKLELEKLKREVNPPEVRPPDEDYKVVLRPDEEIPNEPIL; from the coding sequence ATGGCAATACTAAGAGAGCCTGTAAAAGTCTTTATAGTTCAGTCTCTTGCTTGCTTTGATACCCCCCAACAAGTAGCAGAGTCTGTAAAACAAAACTATAATATAGAAATTGAGCGTCAGCAGGTTGCCGCTTATGATCCAACCAAGATAACTGGAAAGAATTTAAGCAAAAAACTTAAAGAGTTATTTTATAAAACTCGTAAAGATTTCAATGAGAATATTGAAGATATCCCGATTGCTAACAAGGCTTTTCATTTTAAAGAGCTTCAGCAGATGTATAGCGACTTTGAGAAAAACAAGGTCATGAAAGCCAAGGTTTTAAAGCAGGCCCAAAGTTTAATTCAAATGAGTGGCTCAATAGCGAAAGGCGGGCTATCCGCCAAAGAAGAAATTGAGCTTGAGATTAAAAAGCTCGAACTAGAAAAACTCAAGCGTGAGGTAAATCCCCCAGAGGTTCGACCACCTGACGAGGATTATAAGGTGGTATTGCGACCTGACGAGGAAATTCCAAATGAGCCAATTCTTTAA
- a CDS encoding putative metallopeptidase, with the protein MEQIRPFPPTDFIDQAEEEEAIRLVPAVDLKEWVVENFLTLEGTLHNPDHDHIAELLHDSEQFLAFAWASSAAVAKKRMVLGQCEKVMFNQGGWKKARQEQQMRDWFGFVPIYLITIDASFCEQASDRDFCALIEHELYHIGVERDEDGDIIYSDHTGLPKHYLAGHDVEEFIGVVKRWGASESVKRLVEVAQNPPFVPDLDIAKCCGNCVIN; encoded by the coding sequence ATGGAGCAGATCAGACCATTTCCACCGACTGACTTTATTGATCAGGCTGAGGAAGAAGAAGCAATTCGACTTGTGCCCGCCGTGGATCTAAAGGAGTGGGTGGTTGAGAACTTCTTGACGCTTGAAGGCACCTTACATAATCCTGATCACGACCATATTGCCGAGCTGCTACATGACAGTGAGCAATTCTTAGCATTCGCATGGGCATCATCGGCCGCCGTGGCCAAAAAACGCATGGTGTTAGGCCAGTGCGAAAAGGTGATGTTTAATCAAGGTGGATGGAAAAAGGCTCGTCAAGAACAACAGATGCGTGACTGGTTTGGATTCGTACCGATCTATTTAATTACTATCGACGCATCATTCTGTGAGCAAGCTTCTGACCGTGACTTCTGCGCTTTGATTGAACATGAGCTATATCACATTGGCGTTGAGCGTGATGAAGACGGCGACATTATTTATAGCGATCATACCGGCCTACCTAAGCATTATTTGGCCGGTCATGACGTTGAAGAATTTATTGGTGTGGTCAAACGTTGGGGAGCAAGCGAAAGCGTTAAGCGTCTTGTTGAAGTCGCACAGAATCCGCCGTTTGTACCCGATTTAGATATAGCGAAGTGCTGCGGCAACTGCGTAATCAATTGA
- a CDS encoding DUF559 domain-containing protein, with protein MSSISVAEYQKLIKSQPKVKAKRPKQVKAERVVSEGEATLAQHLKAHGVSFEQEFKFCVDRKWRADFHIVGHKLLVEVEGGIWSGGRHTRAKGYIGDMEKYNAAVGLGYRVLRFSTEQVKSGFAVNGINGLLG; from the coding sequence GTGAGCAGTATTTCGGTTGCTGAGTATCAAAAGTTAATTAAGTCGCAGCCTAAGGTTAAAGCTAAACGGCCTAAGCAGGTTAAAGCTGAACGAGTGGTGAGTGAGGGTGAAGCTACTCTCGCACAGCACTTGAAAGCACATGGCGTTAGCTTTGAGCAAGAGTTTAAGTTTTGCGTAGATCGTAAATGGCGGGCTGATTTTCATATTGTTGGCCACAAGTTACTTGTAGAGGTTGAGGGTGGGATCTGGTCAGGTGGGAGGCATACGCGGGCAAAAGGTTATATCGGGGATATGGAGAAATATAACGCGGCTGTAGGGCTGGGTTATCGAGTGCTGCGGTTTAGCACGGAGCAGGTTAAGAGTGGGTTTGCGGTTAATGGGATTAATGGACTTCTGGGGTAA